In Candidatus Cloacimonadota bacterium, a single genomic region encodes these proteins:
- a CDS encoding endonuclease, whose product MKMLTLALSLVLAVAAGFAQTTVFADDFSANQDAGWTTTGQIGSSAWSANRSGDDWGARRNLDPAQLELTNDASGTANVAGWMFASVPTSGFGGPYNATLALIDGLVTWYVNLRQIRPDPAGFGSGNYGLAFILAGSSTSAFNSGSGYALALGQTGSTDPLRLVKYSAGIGSFTNLITSNTSGLTDFGNEYLSVKVTYDPSTNTWVMFLRNDGTSAFSDPMSGTLVSQGTAVDNTYTLDALAFLGAYWQGSTSATQTAFFDNVTVQVTPNIAVYAYPSALSGFSYMQDLGPSAEQAFTVSGVDVVSDISISAPTHYEISASSGSGFGPTLTVSPTRGDIPPTTVYVRLKAGLGAGDYNSEDISVSSGGATTVYVTCSGSVLTGAVPATPVATAASAVDHSSFTANWNAVPYTSSYRLDVYTGSDVSDLFFSEYIEGTSYNKAIEIYNGTGAAVDLSNYKLHLYSNGAPTASNTLDLSGTLTNADVYVIAHPSASAGILAVADQTSSAVINFNGDDAVALYNVSTASLVDIFGRIGEDPGDFWGVSPNITKDQTMIRKASVSAGISQNPDSGFPTLTSEWDFYPVDTASDLGSHTYGSKAISYVPGYQDLNVGNVTSHLVTGLDESTDYRYQVRAVNLHGTSGNSNEIDVTTTSSTAPVIYASHTFSPFSTTEGTPSASQHYYLSSSNLTGSISMAIPAGFELSTDGGSSYLSSSTSVASSFSGNIHVRLAGTAGTWIGNIVHSSPGAIDVSLYVSGLVTSESVTTPTIQASGITGYPAFTSITAEWTPGNGTFRLVKVNTSNSFSNPTDGSTYTANTYYLGSGEQVVYNGATEYIEGEPYNGVTVTNLTPDTAYWFRVYEYNGSGIDTKYLTTTAANNPRSVSTTTSSGSGYYADIYGYGITIKGLLHSLLRTTHTTEYSYTATTTQLKYTDQDPNNSNNVLEIYTGWSIDADSYGGDATDWNKEHTWSKSHGDFGDTAPAGTDLHHLRPCDATVNSSKSNKDFDDGGTAVTDSSPPPGYTGATGCYQTYNTWEPRPDDKGDVARIIMYMAVRYEGTDTSYDLELVDHVYSDASENLPYYGKLATLLQWHATDPPDAWEVRRNNRIAERQGNRNPFIDLPGYAARIWAPCPLFNSDITTTGFTANWSVPITATNYYLQVATDSLFTNVVSGYSNFDVDLLTSKVITGLSAGGTYYYRLRSYFEDDYGMWSPYLQVVLDNPVTATATITPTQTLEEVNLNGATVTYTLSDASFSDSSLSASNFTLNNAPAGLSIQSVSHVNSTTALITLAFTGTDFDSNYADFSITVATAELSVDYPVTSNTDVIHAHVEGTATIALEGADIKLTLTPVPGAVSYVVYGSSDPYGSYELISDTTGSFDPMEPNVWRVTANYFTENRLFFKVSAVL is encoded by the coding sequence ATGAAAATGCTCACGCTCGCTTTGTCCCTCGTGCTGGCAGTGGCCGCCGGGTTCGCGCAAACGACTGTTTTTGCCGACGATTTTTCGGCAAATCAGGACGCAGGCTGGACAACCACAGGCCAGATCGGCTCCAGTGCCTGGTCTGCAAATCGCTCCGGAGATGACTGGGGCGCGCGTCGCAACCTGGACCCCGCCCAGTTGGAACTGACCAATGATGCCAGCGGAACCGCGAATGTTGCAGGCTGGATGTTTGCTTCGGTTCCCACCTCAGGATTTGGCGGCCCCTATAACGCGACCCTGGCCTTGATCGACGGCCTGGTGACCTGGTATGTGAACCTGAGGCAGATCAGGCCCGACCCCGCCGGATTTGGCAGTGGAAACTACGGGCTGGCCTTCATCCTGGCCGGTTCATCGACCTCTGCCTTCAACAGCGGCTCCGGCTACGCCCTGGCCTTGGGCCAAACAGGCTCCACCGACCCGCTCAGGCTGGTAAAGTACAGCGCGGGAATAGGTTCCTTTACGAACTTGATCACCAGCAATACCTCCGGCCTCACGGATTTTGGCAATGAATACCTGAGCGTCAAAGTTACCTACGATCCCTCCACCAACACCTGGGTAATGTTCCTGCGCAACGACGGAACCTCAGCTTTTTCCGATCCCATGTCCGGAACTCTGGTGTCTCAGGGAACCGCTGTGGACAACACCTACACTTTAGACGCGCTGGCCTTTCTGGGCGCTTACTGGCAGGGCTCCACCTCTGCCACCCAGACCGCGTTTTTCGACAACGTTACGGTGCAGGTTACGCCCAACATTGCCGTGTATGCCTATCCCTCAGCTCTGAGCGGTTTTTCCTACATGCAGGACCTGGGGCCTTCTGCCGAGCAGGCTTTCACGGTCAGCGGGGTTGATGTTGTCTCAGACATAAGCATATCAGCCCCAACGCATTATGAAATTTCCGCCAGCTCCGGCAGCGGCTTTGGCCCCACTCTGACGGTCTCACCTACCCGGGGCGACATTCCGCCCACCACGGTTTATGTGAGACTGAAAGCCGGATTAGGCGCGGGAGATTACAACTCGGAAGACATCAGCGTAAGCTCAGGTGGCGCCACCACTGTATATGTAACTTGCAGCGGATCTGTGCTGACGGGCGCTGTTCCGGCAACCCCGGTAGCCACCGCTGCGAGCGCTGTTGATCATTCTAGTTTCACCGCCAACTGGAACGCGGTACCGTACACCAGCAGCTACCGGCTGGATGTTTACACCGGTTCGGATGTCAGTGACCTCTTCTTCTCGGAGTATATTGAGGGAACCAGTTACAACAAGGCGATCGAGATCTACAACGGAACCGGCGCTGCGGTTGACCTGAGCAATTACAAATTGCATCTGTACTCGAATGGAGCTCCCACTGCATCCAACACGCTGGATCTGTCGGGAACTCTAACTAACGCTGATGTTTACGTGATCGCGCACCCAAGTGCCAGTGCCGGAATTCTCGCAGTGGCAGATCAGACCTCATCTGCTGTGATAAACTTTAATGGAGATGACGCGGTTGCTTTGTACAATGTATCCACAGCCAGCCTTGTGGATATCTTCGGAAGAATTGGCGAGGATCCGGGAGATTTCTGGGGTGTATCACCAAACATAACCAAAGACCAAACCATGATCCGCAAAGCCTCTGTCTCTGCTGGAATAAGCCAAAATCCGGATTCCGGCTTTCCCACCCTAACTTCGGAGTGGGATTTTTACCCGGTAGACACTGCTTCCGATCTCGGCTCCCACACCTACGGCAGCAAAGCCATCAGCTACGTGCCTGGCTACCAGGACCTCAATGTGGGCAACGTCACGAGTCACTTGGTGACAGGCCTTGATGAATCGACCGACTACCGCTACCAGGTGCGGGCCGTCAATCTGCACGGGACCAGCGGCAATTCCAACGAGATAGACGTGACCACCACTTCCAGCACGGCGCCGGTTATCTACGCCAGCCACACTTTCAGTCCCTTTTCCACCACCGAAGGAACCCCCTCCGCGTCTCAACACTACTACCTATCTTCATCCAACCTCACAGGCAGCATCAGCATGGCCATTCCCGCAGGGTTTGAGCTTTCCACCGATGGCGGATCGAGCTATCTCAGCAGCAGCACCAGCGTGGCATCATCCTTCAGCGGAAACATCCACGTTCGCCTGGCCGGAACAGCTGGCACCTGGATCGGAAACATCGTCCACTCCAGCCCCGGGGCCATCGACGTGAGCCTTTACGTATCCGGCCTGGTCACCAGCGAAAGCGTTACCACGCCAACGATCCAGGCGTCAGGAATCACCGGATACCCGGCCTTCACCTCCATCACGGCAGAATGGACACCGGGCAACGGAACTTTCCGCCTGGTTAAGGTGAACACCAGCAACAGCTTCAGCAATCCCACGGACGGATCCACATATACAGCAAACACCTATTACCTGGGTTCCGGCGAACAGGTGGTCTATAACGGCGCCACCGAGTACATCGAAGGCGAGCCCTACAACGGAGTTACGGTAACCAACCTGACCCCGGACACTGCTTACTGGTTCCGGGTGTATGAATACAACGGCAGCGGAATCGACACCAAATACCTCACCACCACTGCCGCCAACAACCCCAGATCGGTTTCCACAACCACCTCTTCCGGCAGCGGATACTACGCCGACATCTACGGTTACGGAATCACCATTAAAGGACTGCTGCACAGCCTCTTGCGCACCACCCACACCACAGAGTACTCCTACACAGCGACCACCACCCAACTCAAATACACAGACCAGGACCCGAACAACTCCAACAATGTGCTGGAGATCTACACTGGCTGGAGCATCGACGCAGATTCCTACGGCGGAGACGCCACCGACTGGAACAAGGAACACACCTGGAGCAAGAGCCATGGCGATTTTGGCGACACAGCCCCCGCCGGAACCGACCTCCACCACCTCCGGCCTTGCGACGCCACGGTCAATTCCTCCAAGAGCAACAAGGACTTCGACGACGGCGGAACCGCGGTAACGGACTCCTCTCCCCCGCCCGGATATACCGGCGCCACAGGCTGTTACCAAACCTACAACACCTGGGAACCCCGCCCGGATGACAAAGGCGACGTGGCCCGCATCATCATGTACATGGCGGTGCGCTATGAAGGCACGGACACCAGCTACGACCTGGAACTGGTCGATCACGTATATTCCGACGCAAGCGAAAACCTGCCCTATTACGGAAAGCTGGCCACCCTGCTCCAATGGCACGCAACCGATCCCCCAGACGCCTGGGAAGTCCGCCGCAACAACCGCATCGCCGAGCGCCAGGGCAACCGCAACCCCTTCATCGACCTGCCCGGCTACGCGGCCCGCATCTGGGCGCCCTGTCCGCTGTTCAATTCCGATATCACAACCACAGGTTTCACTGCCAACTGGAGCGTGCCCATCACAGCCACCAACTACTATCTGCAGGTGGCCACCGACAGCCTCTTCACCAATGTCGTGAGCGGCTACTCCAACTTCGACGTGGACCTGCTGACCTCCAAGGTGATCACTGGACTCAGCGCTGGCGGGACCTATTATTACCGGCTCCGTTCATATTTTGAGGACGATTACGGCATGTGGTCGCCCTATCTGCAAGTGGTGCTGGATAACCCCGTGACAGCCACAGCGACCATCACCCCCACGCAAACCCTGGAAGAGGTTAATCTGAACGGAGCCACCGTCACTTACACTCTCTCCGACGCCTCCTTCTCCGACAGCAGTCTGTCGGCATCCAATTTCACGCTTAACAACGCTCCGGCGGGACTCTCGATCCAGAGTGTCAGCCACGTGAACTCCACCACGGCGCTCATCACCCTGGCCTTTACGGGAACGGATTTTGACTCCAACTACGCGGATTTTTCAATTACTGTCGCGACGGCTGAGCTAAGTGTGGATTATCCCGTCACCAGCAATACTGATGTCATCCACGCCCACGTGGAAGGAACCGCCACCATCGCGCTGGAAGGAGCCGACATCAAGCTCACGCTCACGCCGGTGCCGGGAGCTGTTTCCTATGTTGTTTACGGATCTTCCGATCCCTATGGGAGCTATGAATTGATCAGTGACACAACTGGCTCTTTCGATCCCATGGAGCCCAACGTCTGGCGCGTCACTGCAAATTACTTCACAGAAAACAGACTCTTCTTCAAGGTTTCGGCGGTGCTCTGA
- a CDS encoding OmpA family protein, with amino-acid sequence MSKLSKSLLLTLLLLALLPAIHAFESTLLIEGGVGIPLDDIEGTNEMKGAWALTWDAWMIKDWLGVGFSPWFANVEVQGADPTESYFSSLEGINLYLKLRPTKAGALNFPEASFIRRISPFVALGGGWSTHGSKDENGVASNPSEQPGFRGHLTLPHAAAGVSILSKWNTTLDLGVKFDYFDADSLDLTGPASNFLENDALITPYIGLGLHFGTPIAVPELLYQGTLNGFSTVVGTPSAAQSYKLQGKNLKGDIDLVAPEGFVLSIDGGQVWAKSVRVPADFAGDIWVRLTGDKVGTYDGSIGHQSKGAAAVALPVSGMVREPILPTLGLVSSGLGTFTTELGTPSAAQSYKIRGKDLTGDIVIDAPAGFEFSLDGGTTYATSMRVPAGFDRDILVRMPGTKAGNFSGNISHVSPGVPNLTVPVMGIVTAPQVPSIGLETGDLSAFTTELGTPSAPQSYKIKGNNLTGDIMIDAPQGYEISLDGGKTWKPSVTVPGGFNDNIWVRLTGADAGNFDGNVSHASPGAGTFNLPVAGTVIEPAPEMPEIVLTSGSLNAFSTDLGTPSEPQSYKIVGKNLTGDIVIDAPAGYEFSLDGGKNWSTSMRVPAGFDKDIWVRLTGAKAGNFSGNVSHASPGAGTFNLPVSGTVKEAPKPEEPEEPEQPEEPEEPKDSDGDGIPDDRDKAPFAPEDRDGFMDADGIPDPDNDADGIPDALDGAPMDPEDKDGFEDTDGIPDPDNDADGIPDVSDLAPGTDQTVAQGINTKETYNDFEDTDGVPDELPGNPLLDQLEEDLLKHMVHFDTNLYTIRASDKPFLDRVAEALKQLPEVMIEIQGHTDSTGNDKINEPLSYNRAKVVKDYLVARGVDAEQIESKGYGSKVPVATNDTVAGRQENRRAQMVLIK; translated from the coding sequence ATGAGCAAATTATCAAAAAGTCTTCTTCTTACCCTGTTGTTGCTGGCGCTGCTGCCGGCAATCCACGCTTTTGAAAGTACCCTTTTAATAGAAGGGGGAGTTGGCATTCCGCTCGACGACATTGAGGGAACCAACGAGATGAAAGGCGCCTGGGCCCTCACCTGGGATGCCTGGATGATCAAGGACTGGCTTGGCGTGGGTTTCAGCCCCTGGTTCGCCAATGTGGAAGTTCAGGGCGCCGATCCTACCGAATCGTATTTTTCCTCGCTGGAAGGGATCAATTTGTATCTGAAACTGCGCCCCACCAAGGCCGGCGCGCTCAATTTTCCCGAGGCGTCTTTCATCAGACGGATATCCCCGTTCGTGGCGCTCGGCGGTGGCTGGTCCACCCACGGCAGCAAAGATGAAAACGGCGTTGCCAGCAATCCCAGCGAACAGCCTGGATTCAGAGGCCATTTGACCCTTCCGCACGCCGCGGCCGGCGTTTCCATCCTTTCCAAATGGAACACCACTTTGGATCTGGGCGTTAAATTCGACTACTTCGACGCTGACAGCCTCGACCTCACCGGCCCCGCCAGCAATTTTCTGGAAAATGACGCGCTGATTACTCCCTACATCGGACTGGGCCTGCATTTCGGAACCCCGATCGCCGTGCCGGAGCTGCTCTATCAGGGCACCCTGAACGGTTTCAGCACTGTGGTGGGAACTCCTTCCGCGGCTCAGTCCTACAAGTTGCAGGGAAAAAACCTCAAGGGCGACATCGATCTGGTGGCTCCCGAAGGTTTTGTGCTTTCCATTGACGGCGGCCAGGTTTGGGCCAAATCGGTGCGCGTGCCGGCGGATTTTGCAGGGGACATCTGGGTGCGCCTGACCGGCGACAAAGTGGGAACTTATGACGGCAGCATCGGCCATCAGAGCAAAGGCGCGGCCGCGGTCGCCCTGCCCGTAAGCGGTATGGTGCGTGAACCCATCCTGCCAACTCTGGGCTTGGTATCATCCGGTTTGGGCACGTTCACCACAGAATTGGGAACGCCCTCAGCCGCCCAAAGCTACAAGATCAGGGGCAAGGACCTCACCGGCGACATCGTGATCGACGCTCCGGCGGGCTTCGAGTTCTCCCTCGACGGCGGAACTACCTATGCCACATCCATGCGGGTGCCGGCTGGCTTCGACAGGGATATCCTGGTCCGCATGCCCGGTACCAAGGCCGGCAACTTCAGCGGTAACATCTCTCACGTCAGCCCGGGCGTGCCAAATCTGACCGTTCCGGTGATGGGCATCGTAACCGCGCCGCAAGTTCCCTCAATCGGTTTGGAGACGGGCGATTTGAGCGCTTTTACCACCGAACTGGGCACTCCCTCCGCGCCTCAAAGCTACAAGATCAAAGGCAACAACCTCACCGGCGACATCATGATCGACGCGCCGCAAGGATACGAGATTTCCCTCGACGGCGGCAAGACCTGGAAGCCTTCCGTCACCGTGCCCGGAGGATTTAATGACAACATCTGGGTGCGCCTGACCGGGGCAGATGCCGGAAACTTTGACGGCAATGTTTCCCACGCCAGCCCTGGCGCCGGGACCTTCAACCTGCCTGTGGCGGGAACCGTGATCGAACCTGCTCCGGAAATGCCGGAAATCGTTCTGACATCCGGCAGCCTGAACGCTTTTTCCACCGATCTGGGAACCCCCTCCGAGCCCCAAAGCTACAAGATCGTGGGCAAAAACCTCACCGGTGACATCGTGATCGACGCTCCCGCGGGTTACGAATTCTCCCTCGACGGCGGCAAAAACTGGTCCACCTCAATGCGTGTTCCGGCCGGATTCGACAAAGACATCTGGGTGCGCCTCACCGGTGCCAAAGCAGGAAACTTCAGCGGCAACGTCTCCCACGCCAGTCCTGGCGCAGGAACCTTCAATCTGCCCGTAAGCGGCACCGTTAAGGAAGCCCCTAAACCTGAAGAACCCGAAGAACCCGAGCAACCCGAAGAACCCGAAGAACCCAAGGACAGCGACGGCGACGGCATTCCCGACGACCGCGACAAAGCTCCTTTCGCTCCGGAAGACCGCGATGGATTCATGGACGCGGACGGCATTCCGGATCCGGATAACGACGCGGACGGCATCCCGGATGCACTTGACGGCGCCCCCATGGATCCCGAGGACAAGGATGGATTTGAAGATACCGACGGCATCCCCGATCCGGACAACGACGCGGACGGCATCCCGGACGTGAGCGATCTGGCCCCCGGCACAGATCAGACCGTGGCCCAGGGCATCAACACCAAGGAAACCTACAACGATTTCGAGGATACCGACGGTGTTCCGGACGAACTTCCGGGCAACCCTCTGCTGGACCAGTTGGAGGAAGACCTGCTGAAGCACATGGTGCACTTCGACACCAACCTCTACACCATTCGCGCCAGTGACAAACCCTTCCTGGACCGCGTGGCCGAAGCCCTCAAACAGCTCCCCGAGGTGATGATCGAGATCCAGGGACACACGGATTCCACTGGTAATGACAAGATCAACGAACCGCTATCCTACAACCGCGCCAAGGTGGTCAAAGACTACCTCGTGGCCAGAGGCGTGGACGCGGAACAGATCGAAAGCAAGGGCTACGGCTCCAAGGTCCCCGTCGCCACCAACGACACCGTGGCCGGACGCCAGGAAAATCGCCGCGCCCAAATGGTGCTCATCAAATAA
- the tuf gene encoding elongation factor Tu, producing the protein MAKEKFVRNKPHVNVGTIGHIDHGKTTLTAAITSYLSKKGGASFRSFDSIDNAPEEKARGITIATAHVEYETDKRHYAHVDCPGHADYIKNMITGAAQMDGAILVVSAADGPMPQTREHILLARQVGVPAIVVFMNKCDLVDDPELLDLVEMEVRELLEKYEFPGSDLPVIRGSALKALNGDAEGEAQIQELMDAVDSYIPQPDRATDKPFLLPVEDVFSIPGRGTVATGRVERGAIKVGEKVERVGIRETVETTCTGVEMFRKLLDEAQAGDNIGVLLRGFAKTDVERGMVLAKPKSITPHTKFSGQTYVLTADEGGRQKPFRTGYRPQFYFRTTDVTGTLTLPEGVLMVMPGDNVQITGELITPIAMEQGLRFAIREGGRTIGSGVVGDIIE; encoded by the coding sequence ATGGCAAAAGAAAAATTCGTACGTAACAAGCCGCATGTCAATGTTGGTACGATCGGTCATATTGACCACGGCAAGACGACGCTCACCGCAGCGATCACTTCGTATTTGAGCAAAAAGGGCGGCGCTTCGTTCCGTTCCTTTGACAGCATCGACAACGCTCCGGAAGAAAAAGCCCGCGGCATAACCATCGCCACAGCCCACGTTGAATACGAAACCGACAAGCGCCACTACGCGCACGTGGATTGCCCCGGCCATGCCGACTACATCAAGAACATGATCACCGGTGCCGCGCAAATGGACGGAGCCATCCTCGTCGTGAGCGCCGCAGACGGCCCCATGCCCCAGACCCGTGAGCACATCCTGCTCGCCCGTCAGGTGGGCGTTCCCGCCATCGTGGTTTTCATGAACAAGTGCGACCTGGTTGACGATCCCGAATTGCTCGACCTGGTGGAAATGGAAGTTCGTGAGCTTCTGGAAAAATATGAATTCCCCGGCAGCGACCTTCCCGTGATCCGCGGTTCCGCCTTGAAAGCGCTGAATGGCGATGCCGAAGGCGAAGCCCAGATCCAGGAACTCATGGACGCCGTGGACAGCTACATTCCGCAGCCTGACCGCGCCACCGACAAGCCCTTCCTGCTTCCCGTCGAAGACGTGTTCTCGATTCCGGGACGCGGCACCGTGGCCACCGGCCGCGTGGAACGTGGCGCCATCAAAGTTGGCGAAAAAGTAGAGCGCGTGGGCATCCGCGAGACCGTGGAAACCACCTGCACCGGCGTGGAAATGTTCCGCAAACTTCTGGACGAAGCCCAGGCAGGCGACAACATCGGCGTGCTGCTGCGCGGCTTTGCCAAGACCGACGTGGAGCGCGGCATGGTGCTGGCCAAACCCAAATCCATCACCCCGCACACCAAGTTCTCTGGCCAAACCTACGTCCTCACCGCTGATGAAGGCGGACGCCAGAAGCCCTTCCGCACCGGCTACCGTCCCCAGTTCTATTTCCGCACCACCGACGTGACCGGAACCCTGACCCTGCCGGAAGGCGTACTGATGGTCATGCCCGGCGACAACGTGCAGATCACCGGTGAGCTCATCACCCCGATCGCCATGGAGCAGGGACTGCGCTTCGCCATCCGCGAAGGCGGCCGCACCATCGGCAGCGGCGTGGTTGGCGATATCATCGAATAA
- the rpmG gene encoding 50S ribosomal protein L33, which translates to MRDIIILACEECKNRNYTTTRNKRKNPNRMELKKFCPSCRKHTLHKQR; encoded by the coding sequence ATGAGAGACATCATCATCCTTGCTTGCGAAGAGTGCAAAAACCGTAATTATACGACCACGCGCAACAAACGCAAGAATCCGAACAGGATGGAGCTGAAGAAATTCTGCCCCAGCTGCCGGAAACACACACTGCATAAACAGCGCTAA
- the secE gene encoding preprotein translocase subunit SecE translates to MKLNFDRIKRFFHDVLSEMKAVSWPTKADIKEGTVVVIVISGIVALFLSLVDFGFGQLFGLLFKLV, encoded by the coding sequence ATGAAACTCAATTTCGATAGAATCAAACGCTTTTTCCACGACGTGCTCAGCGAAATGAAAGCCGTATCCTGGCCCACAAAAGCCGACATCAAGGAAGGCACGGTGGTGGTGATCGTGATCTCTGGCATCGTGGCGTTGTTTCTGAGCCTGGTCGATTTCGGCTTTGGCCAGCTGTTCGGCCTGCTGTTCAAGCTCGTCTAA
- the nusG gene encoding transcription termination/antitermination protein NusG — MQWYAIHTYSSHENKVKTAIEKGLEGTDLQECVGQLLVPLRKAFIVREGKRVEQERKLFTSYVFIQADLTPELRSYILNIAGVTKFLGQTKDHKDPIPLDEEEVNRLLGIADREKEPGKVFAFMPGDMVKVTAGPFTDFEGLVQKVADDGQKLVIDVTVFGRRTPVELNSNQVEILRK, encoded by the coding sequence ATGCAATGGTACGCGATCCATACCTACTCGTCCCACGAGAACAAGGTTAAGACAGCCATTGAAAAGGGTCTGGAGGGCACCGATCTGCAGGAATGCGTCGGCCAGTTGCTGGTGCCGCTGAGAAAAGCCTTCATCGTGCGCGAAGGCAAAAGGGTCGAGCAGGAGCGCAAGCTGTTCACCAGCTATGTGTTCATCCAGGCCGACCTCACTCCGGAACTGCGCAGCTACATTTTGAATATCGCCGGGGTCACTAAATTTTTGGGCCAGACCAAGGACCACAAGGACCCCATCCCCTTGGATGAGGAAGAGGTGAACCGGCTTTTGGGCATCGCGGACAGGGAAAAGGAGCCGGGGAAAGTTTTCGCTTTCATGCCCGGCGACATGGTGAAGGTCACCGCCGGCCCCTTCACGGATTTTGAAGGCCTCGTGCAAAAGGTTGCAGACGACGGCCAGAAGCTGGTGATCGATGTAACGGTCTTTGGCCGGCGCACACCGGTGGAGCTGAACTCCAACCAGGTGGAGATTTTAAGGAAATAG
- the rplK gene encoding 50S ribosomal protein L11, with translation MAKPKDVAAILKLQLPAGKATPAPPVGPALGQVGVNIPEFCRQFNEKTGDQPGMVFPVVIYVAKNKSFTFEIKTPPASILIKKEAGLAKGSATPNKVKVGHINQDQLRTIAQLKIQDMNCNTLESAMSMIAGTARSMGVVVDD, from the coding sequence ATGGCAAAACCGAAAGACGTAGCGGCGATACTGAAGCTTCAGCTTCCCGCAGGAAAAGCAACCCCGGCCCCGCCGGTCGGCCCCGCGTTGGGCCAGGTGGGAGTGAACATTCCTGAATTTTGCCGCCAGTTCAACGAAAAAACAGGTGACCAGCCCGGGATGGTTTTCCCCGTGGTGATCTATGTCGCCAAAAATAAATCCTTCACTTTTGAGATCAAGACGCCGCCGGCGTCCATCCTGATCAAGAAAGAGGCCGGTCTGGCCAAAGGTTCGGCCACCCCGAACAAAGTGAAAGTTGGCCATATCAATCAGGACCAGCTGCGCACCATCGCCCAGCTGAAGATCCAGGACATGAACTGCAATACCCTTGAATCTGCTATGAGTATGATCGCTGGCACTGCAAGGAGCATGGGTGTGGTCGTTGACGACTGA
- the rplA gene encoding 50S ribosomal protein L1, translating into MKHSKRYNTAYGMYDRQKRYDLDEAIKILKSYPASKFDETVEIHFNLGVDPRKADQQIRNSLVLPHGTGKVSRVLVFAEGDKADEARKAGADHVGLDDLMEKISGGWFDFDVVITTPTMMGKIGKLGRVLGPRGLMPNPKVGTVTMDVGKAVEEAKGGKIAYRVDKFANLHILTGKISFSAEMLKDNIKAVLAAVLKDRPATMKGVYIKSITVCTTMGPGIKLQIASATLEAKS; encoded by the coding sequence ATGAAACATAGCAAAAGGTACAACACTGCCTACGGGATGTATGACCGCCAGAAACGCTATGATCTCGACGAAGCCATCAAGATCCTGAAATCTTACCCGGCTTCCAAGTTTGACGAAACGGTTGAGATCCATTTCAATCTGGGCGTCGACCCCCGCAAAGCCGATCAGCAGATCCGCAACTCGCTGGTTTTGCCCCATGGAACGGGCAAAGTCTCGCGCGTGCTGGTTTTTGCCGAAGGCGACAAGGCGGATGAGGCCAGGAAAGCCGGTGCCGATCACGTGGGATTGGATGATCTGATGGAAAAGATATCGGGCGGATGGTTCGATTTCGACGTCGTGATCACCACACCCACGATGATGGGAAAGATCGGCAAACTGGGCAGGGTTTTGGGCCCGCGTGGCCTGATGCCCAACCCCAAGGTTGGTACCGTAACCATGGACGTGGGAAAAGCCGTTGAAGAAGCCAAGGGCGGCAAGATCGCCTACCGGGTGGACAAATTCGCGAATTTGCACATCCTGACCGGCAAGATCAGCTTTTCCGCGGAAATGCTCAAGGACAACATCAAGGCCGTTCTGGCCGCGGTTCTCAAAGACCGCCCGGCGACCATGAAGGGTGTCTATATCAAGAGCATCACCGTGTGCACGACCATGGGACCCGGCATCAAGCTGCAAATCGCAAGCGCGACTCTGGAAGCGAAGAGCTGA
- the rplJ gene encoding 50S ribosomal protein L10, protein MVQSVKYDIVAQLKERMEGAKAIVLVDYKGISVEQVNQLRNQYREAKVDYLVQKNTLVKIALNDLGITELDEYLQGPTAIAICKDEEVAPAKVLVKFIKDVMEEAQFPSFKAGLVAGQVFDQAQLQELAKLPSREEMLAKIMGSLNAPLSNFMNVSQGVARKLVYALDAVAKTKAS, encoded by the coding sequence ATGGTTCAAAGTGTAAAATATGACATCGTAGCACAACTTAAAGAACGCATGGAAGGCGCCAAAGCGATCGTACTGGTGGATTACAAGGGGATCAGCGTGGAGCAGGTGAATCAACTGCGCAACCAATACCGGGAAGCGAAAGTGGATTACCTGGTCCAGAAAAACACCCTGGTCAAGATAGCTCTCAATGACCTGGGCATAACCGAGCTCGACGAATACCTGCAAGGCCCCACGGCCATCGCCATCTGCAAGGATGAGGAAGTTGCCCCGGCCAAGGTGCTCGTCAAATTCATCAAGGATGTGATGGAGGAAGCCCAGTTTCCCAGCTTCAAGGCTGGGTTGGTGGCCGGGCAGGTCTTCGACCAGGCCCAGCTGCAGGAACTGGCCAAACTTCCGTCCCGCGAAGAAATGCTGGCCAAGATCATGGGCAGCCTGAACGCTCCTCTGTCCAACTTCATGAATGTATCCCAAGGTGTCGCCCGTAAGCTTGTATACGCGCTTGATGCCGTTGCCAAAACCAAGGCAAGCTAA